The Acidimicrobiales bacterium DNA segment CAGCGGTCGTCGGCGCCGATCCACCAGTCGAGCGACCAGCCGTCGAACCACGGCGTGACCAGGCCCCGCGGGTCGACGATGGCCTCCCAGGGCGAGTCGAGGTTGCCGACCGCGGTCCAGTTGCGGTGGGTGAGGTTGGTGAGGAACGGCAGGTGGCCGCGGGGCACGAAGGCGGGCGACTCCGGGTCGAGCTGGCGCTCCAGCCAGTAGGGCCACACCCAGTCGCTGCCGATCTGGGCGGCGGCGCGGGTGCGCAGGGCCCGGAACACGGTGCGCGCCCCGACGGGCAGCAGCTCACTGGGGAGCTCGACATCGATGCGCTCACCGAGTCGCTGGAAGGTCGACAGGTGCCGGACGATGTCGTCGGTGATGCGGAGGCGGCCCATCAGCCGGCGCGCCATCCAGCCTTTCGCGGACATTCCCCCCAGGCTTGCACGTGCGGGGACAGCGGCCCGCACCCCCAGGTCACGCCGGCGACGTGACCGGCAGGTGGAGGGTGAAGACGGCGCCGCCGTCCGCCGCGTTGGCGACCTCGGCGCGCCCACCGTGCTCGGCGGCGATGGCGGCCACGATCGACAGGCCCAGGCCGGCACCCACGTCGGCCCGGGAGGGATCGCCCTGCCAGAAGCGGTCGAAGGCGTGGGCCAGGGCATCGGGGTCGAGCCCGGGGCCGTGGTCCCGCACGGTGACGACCGCCTCGGCGGGGTCGGCCCCCTTGCCGCCGCTACCGCCGCGGCTGTGGACGCCCACCTCGAGCGCCGTGCCCGTGGGCGTGTGCCGGATGGCGTTCGCCACCAGGTTGCCGACCGCCTGGCGGAGGTGGTCGTCGTCGCCCTCCACCATCACCGGCGTGGGCGCGTCGAGGGTGACGGGGCGCGACGGCGCGACGGCGACCGCGGCGGTGCAGGCGTCGGCGGCCACCACCGCCAGGTCGACCGGCCGCCGCTCGAGCGGGCGGGTCTCGTCGAGCCGGGCCAGCAGCAGGAGACCGTCGACCAGGTGCTGCATCCGCCCCGACTCCTCCTCGATGCGACGCATGGTGACCGCCAGGTCGACCTCGTCGGACTCGGCACCGAGGCGGAACAGCTCGGCGAACCCCTGGATCGACGTCAGCGGCGTGCGCAGCTCGTGCGACGCGTCCGCCAGGAACTGGCGCAACCGCTGCTCGGTGGCATCACGCTCGGCGAACGCCTCCTCCAGGCGTCCCAGCATCGTGTTCAACGCCAACCCGAGCTGGCCCACCTCGGAGCGCTCGTCGGCCGGTGCCACCCGCGTGTCGAGCGAACCGGCGGTGAGGGTGCCCGCGGTCGAGGCCATCTGCTCCAACGGCCGCAGCCCCCGGCGCAGCACAAGCCAGGCCCCCGCCGCCACCAGGATCAACAGACCCAAGGCGGCGATCAGCTCGGTGAACGCGAGCCGGGCCAGCGACGACTGCACGGTCGACTTGGGGACGGCGACCGCCACGAAGTACTGGGGCACCACCTGCCCGTCGACGGTGGTCAGCACGACCCGCCACTCGGTGCTGCCGCCGTCCGCCGAGCCCACGTCGAGCCAGCGCTCGTGGCCGTCGAACGCCAGCTCCTCCGGGAGGTCGGGGCGATCCTCCGTGCCGACCGGCAGCAGCGGCGGGGACACCTGCTGGCCGGTCGCCGTGCTG contains these protein-coding regions:
- a CDS encoding HAMP domain-containing sensor histidine kinase: MPVTLRLRLVAALVALLTVGLAIFGVTTYGFYARSQYERLDDELRDLARPVGVLMLKAAQQGAVVEPSGPADGGEGDGNGELVGARNLVAELRSTATGQQVSPPLLPVGTEDRPDLPEELAFDGHERWLDVGSADGGSTEWRVVLTTVDGQVVPQYFVAVAVPKSTVQSSLARLAFTELIAALGLLILVAAGAWLVLRRGLRPLEQMASTAGTLTAGSLDTRVAPADERSEVGQLGLALNTMLGRLEEAFAERDATEQRLRQFLADASHELRTPLTSIQGFAELFRLGAESDEVDLAVTMRRIEEESGRMQHLVDGLLLLARLDETRPLERRPVDLAVVAADACTAAVAVAPSRPVTLDAPTPVMVEGDDDHLRQAVGNLVANAIRHTPTGTALEVGVHSRGGSGGKGADPAEAVVTVRDHGPGLDPDALAHAFDRFWQGDPSRADVGAGLGLSIVAAIAAEHGGRAEVANAADGGAVFTLHLPVTSPA